In Piliocolobus tephrosceles isolate RC106 unplaced genomic scaffold, ASM277652v3 unscaffolded_31215, whole genome shotgun sequence, the sequence GCCCCCGTAGTAGGAAGAACAGCCCAGAGGGCACGTACTGCCTCTGCTGGTGTTGAGATGACCTTTGGGGAGGTGTGCAGGCAGGGATGAGAAGACGTGTCACCCAACAAGGGAGGCTCAAGCTGGGACTCACGGGCCATCCACAGCCCTGGGACGACCCCAGGCCCAGCAGCTCGAATCTGATGCCAAGGAACCAAATGATCCCAAGGACAGGGGCTGTTGGGGCCCTGGGCCAGCTTCCCTGTGCACCCTGCCCTGCTCTCCCGCCCCCTTTGCGCCCCTCCCCGCAGTGGGGGCTGGGGCGCTGGGTTCCTGGAAGGTCTCCTTTCAGTCAGAGAATGCCCCTGGGGAAGAAGCCTGGGTCTGAACCACCACCCCTCCTTGGGCAGATGTGTGGGACCGGGGCCCCTTCACATGGTCCTTTCCAAAATCTCATCCCTCCTAGGGCCAGGAGTGGgtgccaggcctgtgctgggAAATGGGCAGGTTTGGCCACAGGAGGCACCTCTGAATGATCTCACTAGGCCATGATGTCCATCCTGGGAGGATGGACAAAGCGCTGCAGGGCAGAGGGGACCCACAACAGTATCCCTTGTCTTGGCCATTTCCCTAgactcaacttcctcatctatcCTCTGCGGCCTAGATTTCAGAGCCCTGCCCACCTACCACCCGTTCACTGCTCAGTCTGCAGTGACTGTTCTATAGCActccatggctccccagtgctCTTGGAGAAAAGGCCAAGCCACAGCCTGAGGCCCCAGGCTCTGCTTAGCTCTCCAGCAGAGCTTCTCACCATCGAGCACCCAACCCACCCACTCCCAACTCTGCACCTCCCTGTGTAAGCCCGGCTCACTCACCCTCACTCATCCCTGCTCACTCACCACCACTGACACCCTATTCATCCCCGCTCACTCACCCTCACCAGCTCACCCCCGGGACTTCACACAGGCTCCACCACCagcccctcccccccccccccccccccccccccccaccacctaTTACTTGACAAAATCCTCTCAACCCTCTGGTCCCAGACTAAAGAGGCTTCCCTAACCCAGGGCCAAGTGCTGCCCCGCCATCACGCCACTCACCCTTTTGTGGCTTTTCTGGCCTGAAGCTCACATTCCCACGCTCAGCCACTGCCACCTGAGGACCCCACAAACCCCATTTGTGGGTGGGGCCTGGCACACTCTGCACAACGAGCTGCTTTTGCATGAATTGCTCTGCAGCTTTGGGCAATCACCTGACCCTGTGTCCTCTGTGAAGTGGGATGGCAGCCTTGCACAGGCTGCCAAGATACCAAGCAGGCAACACGGGCACAAGGACGGGCGTTCAGGGCCTGGCTCGTGGAGGGGCCCCAAGTCCCAGCGCAGCAGAGCCTGCCTTGCCCCCAGGGTTATGGCCAGGGATTCCCAGCACGCAGGACTTTCAGAGCTCAAGGCAGGATGGTCCCTGGGCAAACCGGGAAGAGCTGGCAGCCCCAGTAGGGCACAGAGGGCCTGGCCCTGGGTGGGAACGGCCTGTCTCCAGGGCGCTTGCCAACATCTGCTGTTGGCCATGACTCGGCATTTTCGATGGTGGAAAAACCACCGCTTGTTTCTAAATCACAAACCCCAGGTGTGCCCTGACCCGAGTGGCCCAGAAGGCGCACAGGAGGAACCGGGGCACTCACTCTCCACGTGGCCCATCTCTACAGTGACCAGAAGGGCCCACTCGTAGTAGCCCTTGCCCTGCTGGGCCGGGCCCTGACGGGTGCAGAGGTGGCCCAGCTGCAGGAGCACGTGGGTGAAGTCCCGGCCACACTCCCCACAGGGCAGCCTCGAGAACAGCCGCACAGCCTCCAGGAGGCAGTGCTGGGCCAGCCTGCTGGTACCCACGTGCAGCCACAGGGCCCCGAAGGTGGCCAGCACCACTGCCTGGTTCCTCCGCAGGCCCAGGTCCCGAGCTGCCCGTAGGGCACGGTAGTAGCCCTTGGCTGCCTGCCTCATCTGGCCCGTTCTCTTCAGAGCCACGGTCACCATGTTGGCATTCACACCCTCCTGGTCCTCGCTGGCCACCACTGCATCCTGGACAGACTGCAGGATGTCCAGGGCCACCGGGCCCTGCCCATGAAGCACGTGCAGCCAGGCCAGAGCCACCAGGCAGTCCACAGTGGCACGGACTCTGGCAACAGCACTGGCTTGCGTCATGAAGGTGATGGCCGGGCCATGGTAGCCATGGGGGCTGTACAGCTGGGCCAGGCTGCTGTGGAGAAGGCAGTGCAGCGCCTGGCCTGTGCCTGGGGTTAGGGAGGCCAGCGCCCGTCTGAGGTAGTGGGAAGTCTGGGTGGGGAGGTTGTGGGGCTGGAGGACGTTCTGGAGCACCAGGTTCACGCTCCTCAGTGAGCCGGCCCGCGAGTCCTGCGCCCTCAACGAGGCCATCTTGACACAGCTCAGCAGCAGGTGGGGCAGGCACTTGCGGCTGGAGATGTCAGCCAGGAGTAGGGAGCGGTCTGAGAGCCACGCAGCCTCTGGGGCTCCTGAGTCCCTGTGCAAAAGCAGCAGCCACTCTAGGAAGGGCAGGGCCTCCTCGGGCTGCTTGAGGTACACGTGGTGTCTGACCAGCAGGAAGCAGGCCCGCGCCTCGGCCTGCAGGTTCTGGCCGCCCATCGCCCGCCGCAGTGCCAGCTTCTGGAGCTCCCCCTCTGCCTCAGTGCTGCAGATGTGGCCAGGTGATCCCAGAAGCAGGGCCATGGTTTGGGAACCACCTGTGTACACTTCTCCCGGTTCTTCTGCTTCCGGTAAATGCTGGCCACATTGGCGTACACAGCCATCATCAGGAACAGGTCCCCGAAGCTGCCTCCAGGCCCCCAGTGCTTCCTCAAAGTACACCCAGGCCTGGGACAGCTTGAGCCTCCTG encodes:
- the LOC111526624 gene encoding LOW QUALITY PROTEIN: SH3 domain and tetratricopeptide repeat-containing protein 1-like (The sequence of the model RefSeq protein was modified relative to this genomic sequence to represent the inferred CDS: inserted 5 bases in 5 codons), with the protein product IPPPCLGPEPQETLQNLKNVLEQCKSCPGCPQEPASLGLCAASSNMSLQDPEELSFCLEAEDGWEDPEALSSLLLFLNAPGYKASFCGLYDVALPWLSSVFCSFSXQEELTGRLAQARGXAKKAGFLMALARLCFLLGQLCSRRLKLSQAWVYFEEALGAXGGSFGDLFLMMAVYANVASIYRKQKNREKCTQVVPKXMALLLGSPGHICSTEAEGELQKLALRRAMGGQNLQAEARACFLLVRHHVYLKQPEEALPFLEWLLLLHRDSGAPEAAWLSDRSLLLADISSRKCLPHLLLSCVKMASLRAQDSRAGSLRSVNLVLQNVLQPHNLPTQTSHYLRRALASLTPGTGQALHCLLHSSLAQLYSPHGYHGPAITFMTQASAVARVRATVDCLVALAWLHVLHGQGPVALDILQSVQDAVVASEDQEGVNANMVTVALKRTGQMRQAAKGYYRALRAARDLGLRRNQAVVLATFGALWLHVGTSRLAQHCLLEAVRLFSRLPCGECGRDFTHVLLQLGHLCTRQGPAQQGKGYYEWALLVTVEMGHVERPTKPLWTHQTKSGDFHRPPEERGGGTCLAASRDNLLHPAAEQAGGPVHPGNEHMAYQRLAHGKLAEHFYFKALSLCNSPLEFNEETLYYVKVYLVLGDIIYDLKDPFDAAGYYQLVLAAAVRLGNKKAQLKIYTRLATISHNFLLDHEKSLLFYQKTRTFATELNVCRVNLPPLPLCGWAPWLAPATRTEDSIRGSGFCAGWMVSCLSWCLPWLIFWETEA